From a region of the Mycolicibacterium sp. MU0050 genome:
- a CDS encoding PrsW family intramembrane metalloprotease yields the protein MLADAALPESSWYTVEDDEQVDIATAEGNRLSVVMSMNGNGAMERLWGRVLDPDTLAAWAPALTAPIIEESSKGLCATLILVLCASVYHRISHALLLGMFVGFGFDISEDLSYATSSAIYSLDSDLAGAGVNLVGRIITAIPAHWAYTGLFTVGVLLLLPSFAGGDHWSRGRRLAVAAALIFSAVFMHFIWNAPVPDSVLAKFAINLVVFFTAALLLIRDERDLVRRRISAGRSVEPLSAIEDDVLDSLGSWRDRRRFRRQARRDGGRKAKKAARQRQRAALDLLNQ from the coding sequence ATGCTCGCCGATGCCGCCCTGCCGGAATCATCCTGGTACACCGTCGAGGACGACGAGCAGGTGGACATCGCGACCGCCGAGGGCAACCGCCTGTCCGTGGTGATGTCGATGAACGGCAACGGCGCCATGGAGCGGCTCTGGGGGCGGGTCCTCGACCCCGACACCCTTGCCGCCTGGGCGCCGGCGCTGACCGCTCCGATCATCGAGGAGTCCTCGAAAGGTCTGTGCGCGACCCTGATCCTGGTGCTCTGCGCCTCGGTGTACCACCGCATCTCGCACGCGTTGCTGCTGGGCATGTTCGTCGGATTCGGCTTCGACATCAGCGAGGACCTCTCCTACGCAACCAGTTCGGCGATCTACAGCCTGGATTCCGACCTGGCCGGCGCCGGTGTCAACCTCGTCGGCCGCATCATCACCGCGATTCCCGCGCACTGGGCCTACACGGGATTGTTCACCGTCGGTGTGCTGCTGCTCCTGCCGTCGTTCGCCGGAGGTGACCACTGGTCTCGCGGTCGGCGGCTGGCCGTCGCGGCCGCGTTGATCTTCAGCGCCGTGTTCATGCACTTCATCTGGAATGCGCCGGTGCCCGACAGCGTCCTGGCCAAGTTCGCCATCAACCTGGTGGTCTTCTTCACCGCGGCGCTGTTGCTGATCCGCGACGAGCGGGATCTGGTCCGCCGCCGGATCAGCGCGGGGCGCAGTGTCGAGCCGCTGAGTGCGATCGAAGACGACGTGCTGGACTCCCTGGGCAGCTGGCGCGACCGGCGCCGGTTCCGTCGGCAGGCCCGCCGCGACGGCGGCCGCAAGGCCAAGAAGGCCGCGCGCCAACGTCAGCGGGCCGCGCTCGACCTCCTCAACCAGTGA
- a CDS encoding MFS transporter has translation MRRWIVWSVGLLAYIVAVLDRTTLGVSGLDAAERFHASPAILSTFVVLQVIVYAAAQVPAGLLLDRFGSRAMIVSGALLMAAGQLTLAFSESLPTAIAARAVVGLGDAFTFISVLRLVPYWFSERQIPMVTQLTGICGQLGQVLSALPFLALLGAAGWSTAYLSVAAFGILTVVLTLLLVRDTPRGRAQVVRNADLAETFGSLKTVWLRPGTRLGFFTHMGTQFSITTFALMWGIPYLTEAQGLSRATAGALLTVSVAAAIASGILIGIVTARNPHRRSWLVLGIMASNAGIWAVVLSLGGPAPLWLLVVLIVAISVGGPGSMVGFDFARTFNPSRTLGTATGVVNMGGFIASLLVIQAMGMIIDAAGGFSFDAFRYAWAVQYVIWLVAGAAILITRRKARRTIGDIEESKYLLEFFDDRRP, from the coding sequence GTGCGGCGCTGGATCGTGTGGTCCGTTGGGCTCTTGGCCTACATCGTCGCCGTGCTCGACCGCACCACCCTCGGGGTGTCCGGACTCGATGCCGCCGAACGGTTCCACGCCAGCCCGGCCATCCTCTCGACATTCGTGGTGCTGCAGGTCATCGTCTACGCGGCCGCCCAGGTTCCCGCCGGACTGCTGCTGGACCGCTTCGGCTCGCGGGCGATGATCGTCAGCGGCGCCCTGCTGATGGCCGCCGGGCAGCTGACCCTGGCGTTCAGCGAATCGCTACCCACCGCGATCGCCGCCCGCGCCGTCGTCGGCCTCGGCGACGCGTTCACCTTCATCTCCGTGCTGCGCCTGGTCCCCTACTGGTTCTCGGAACGCCAGATCCCCATGGTGACGCAGTTGACCGGCATCTGCGGGCAGCTCGGACAGGTCCTGTCGGCCCTGCCGTTCCTCGCGCTGCTCGGCGCCGCCGGGTGGAGCACCGCCTACCTGTCGGTGGCGGCGTTCGGGATCCTGACCGTCGTGCTGACCTTGCTGTTGGTCCGCGACACCCCCCGCGGCCGGGCACAGGTGGTGCGCAACGCGGACCTGGCCGAGACATTCGGCAGCCTCAAGACGGTCTGGCTGCGGCCGGGCACCCGGCTGGGCTTCTTCACCCACATGGGCACCCAGTTCTCCATCACCACCTTCGCGTTGATGTGGGGCATCCCGTATCTGACCGAGGCACAGGGGTTGTCGCGAGCGACCGCCGGTGCGCTGCTGACGGTGTCGGTGGCCGCAGCCATCGCCTCGGGCATCCTGATCGGGATCGTCACCGCGCGTAATCCGCATCGCCGCTCGTGGCTGGTTCTCGGAATCATGGCCAGCAACGCCGGCATCTGGGCCGTGGTGCTGTCCCTGGGCGGTCCGGCCCCGCTGTGGCTGTTGGTGGTGTTGATCGTGGCGATCTCCGTCGGCGGGCCGGGCTCCATGGTGGGGTTCGACTTCGCCCGGACCTTCAATCCGAGCCGCACGCTCGGGACCGCGACCGGGGTGGTCAACATGGGCGGGTTCATCGCGTCGCTGCTCGTGATCCAGGCGATGGGCATGATCATCGACGCCGCCGGCGGGTTCTCCTTCGACGCGTTCCGCTACGCCTGGGCAGTGCAGTACGTCATTTGGCTGGTGGCCGGCGCCGCCATCCTGATCACGCGCCGCAAGGCCCGTCGCACCATCGGCGACATCGAGGAGAGCAAGTACCTGTTGGAGTTCTTCGACGATCGCCGCCCGTGA